In Pseudomonadota bacterium, a single window of DNA contains:
- a CDS encoding quinoprotein dehydrogenase-associated SoxYZ-like carrier, with product MVRFIPLLLLFVALCAPVGGIAAEGDAQSAVDVWATLLKPHYFGDTPLTEGRAIIDMKTPYRSEDAAFTPVSISAGIAQTEARYIKDIYVFVENNPQPLAGIFHLTPASGRADLALRVRVDQYTNIRAVAVLNTGEHHLVTNFVKAQGGCSAPAASDFEKAMAHIGEMKFRAVSDDAHGDLMIGQFLLSHPNVTGMQKDQKTQLIRPEHYVKTIKLYEGDKLLMTAETGFSVSEDPSFRFFFRPEGVSEIRAEVEDSKGMHWQETFKIKG from the coding sequence ATGGTTCGATTCATTCCATTGTTGCTGCTGTTCGTCGCGCTATGCGCACCGGTCGGCGGTATTGCCGCGGAAGGTGACGCGCAGTCCGCCGTCGACGTCTGGGCGACGCTGCTCAAGCCCCATTATTTCGGTGACACGCCGCTCACCGAAGGGCGCGCCATCATCGACATGAAGACGCCCTATCGCTCCGAGGACGCGGCCTTCACGCCGGTTTCGATCAGCGCCGGCATTGCCCAGACCGAGGCGCGCTACATCAAGGACATCTACGTCTTCGTCGAAAACAATCCGCAGCCGCTGGCCGGCATCTTCCACCTGACGCCGGCCTCGGGGCGCGCCGATCTCGCGCTGCGCGTGCGCGTCGACCAGTACACCAACATCCGCGCGGTGGCGGTGCTCAACACCGGCGAGCATCACCTGGTCACAAACTTCGTCAAGGCCCAGGGCGGCTGTTCGGCGCCGGCCGCCAGCGACTTCGAAAAGGCCATGGCGCACATCGGCGAAATGAAATTCCGCGCCGTCAGCGACGACGCCCATGGCGATCTCATGATCGGCCAGTTTCTCCTGAGTCATCCCAATGTCACCGGCATGCAGAAGGATCAGAAGACCCAGCTCATTCGCCCCGAGCACTACGTCAAGACCATCAAGCTCTACGAGGGCGACAAGCTCTTGATGACCGCCGAGACCGGCTTTTCGGTGAGCGAGGATCCGAGCTTCCGCTTCTTCTTCCGTCCCGAGGGCGTGAGCGAGATCCGCGCCGAGGTCGAGGATTCGAAGGGCATGCACTGGCAGGAGACGTTCAAGATCAAGGGCTGA